The Bradyrhizobium oligotrophicum S58 genome contains the following window.
AGACAGCGCTCGCCGCGCTCCGGCTGCATGCCGTTGCGCGCGGTCTGCGTTCGCGCGCCCGTTGCGCCGGGTCTGCCGTACTCGCATGCGTGTTTGCGCTGACGCTCGGCCTCGTGCTCGCCGCGACCGTTGACGCGGCGTTGTCCCCTGCGGCTGCCCAGAGCTTCACCTACAATCCGCGCCCGCCCAAGCCGCCGCCGCCGCGTGTGGCCAACGACAACCAGATGCTGGTTCAGGCGACCGAGGTCGACTACGACTACAACAACTCGCGCGTGTCGGCGGTCGGCAACGTGCAGCTGTTCTACAACGGCACGTCGGTCGAAGCCGACCGGGTGATCTACGACCAGAAGACCAAGCGCCTGCATGCGGAAGGCAACATCCGCATGACCGACGCCGACGGCAAGATCACCTACGCCAACAGCCTCGATCTGTCGGACGATTATCGCGACGGCTTCGTCGATTCGCTGCGCGTCGAGACCGAGGATCAGACGCGGATGGCGGCGACCCGCGCCGACCGCTCGAAGGGCAATTACACCGTCTTCGAGAACGGCGTGTACACGGCCTGCGCGCCCTGTAAGGACGACCCGAAGAAGCCGCCGCTGTGGCAGGTCAAGGGTGCGCGCATCATCCACGACCAGAACGAGAAGATGCTCTATTTCGAGAACGCCCAGCTCGAATTCTTCGGCGTTCCGATGGCCTACATCCCGTATTTCTCGACGCCCGACCCGACCGTGAAGCGCAAGAGCGGCTTCCTGATGCCGGGCGTCACCCAGACCGGCGGCTACGGCTTCGGCGTCGACATCCCCTATTACTGGGCGATCGCGCCGGATTACGACGCGACGTTCACGCCGCGCATCACCTCCAAGCAGGGCGTGCTGGTGCAGGCCGAATTCCGCCAGCGCCTGAGCAATGGCGCCTATCAGGTGCGCCTCTACGGCATCGACCAGCTCGACCCCAACGCCTTCGCCGGCCAACCGGGCAACCGCCAGTTCCGCGGCGGCGTCGACACCAAGGGCCAGTTCTCGATCAACGACAAGTGGGTGTTCGGCTGGGACGGCATCCTGCTGTCCGACTACATGTTCCTGTCGGATTACCGGCTTGCGCAGTACCGCGACCCGTTCAACTCGTTCATGAGCCTGCCGACGGAAGCGATCTCGCAGCTGTATCTGACCGGCGTCGGCAGCCGCAGCTTCTTCGACATCAGGGCGATCCACTATCTGAGCTTCTCGGGCAACCAGCAGACCGTGCCGGTGGTCTATCCGGTGCTGGATTACTCGAACGTGCTGAACTACCCGGTGTTCGGCGGCGAGGTCAGCTACAAGACCAACTTCGTCAATCTGAGCCGCGAACAGGCGGTGTTCGATCCGATCACCACCCAGGCCAATACCGCCGGCCTGTGCACGACCACATCGGCGGACCCGAACGCGCGCCTGCCCACGCAGTGCCTGCTGCGCGCCGCGCCTGGAACCTATACGCGCCTGACCGCACAGGCGGAGTGGCGGCGCTCCTTCACCGATCCGTTGGGCCAGATCTGGACGCCGTTTGCGATCCTGCGGGCGGACGCGATCAACGCCAACGTGTCGGCCCAGCCCGGCGTCGGCAACTTCCTGCCGACCGGCGACACCCAGGCGCTGCGCCTGATGCCGACCGTCGGCCTGGAATATCGCTATCCGTTCATCAACGTCCAGCCGTGGGGAACCACGACGATCGAGCCGATCGCGCAGGTGATCATCCGGCCGAACGAGAGCTATGCCGGCCGGCTGCCGAACGAGGACGCGCAGAGCATGGTGTTCGACGCCAGCAACCTGTTCAGCGTCGACAAGTTCTCCGGCTACGACCGTGTCGAAGGCGGCGGCCGCGCCAATGTCGGCGTCCAGGCCACGACGCAGTTCGACCGCGGCGGCACCATCAACGTGCTGTTCGGCCAGTCCTACCAGCTGTTCGGCATGAACTCGTTCGCAGTGCAGGACGCGAACAACACTGCCATCGGATCCGGCCTGGACAAGACCGTGTCGGACTACGTGGCGCGGGTGGATTACTCGCCGAACCGGACCTACACGTTCAGCATGCGCAGCCGGTTCGACCAGCAGACCTTGAACGTCCAGCGCTTCGAGGCGGAAGCCAAGGCCAACTTCGACCGCTGGTCGATGGCGCTGACCTACGGCAATTATGCCGCGGATCCGGCGCTCGGCTACCTCGCCCGACGTGAAGGCATTCTGGGCAGCGGCTCGGTGAAGGTTGCGCCGAACTGGGTCGTGACCGGTGCAGCGCGCTGGGATCTGGCCGCCAACAAGATCAACCAGTATGTGATCGGCGCCGGCTATGTGGACGATTGTTTCGTACTGGCCGCCAACTATGTAACGTCGTATAGTTATACGGCAGGTACCACCCCACCCGTTCTGAGCCATGCCTATATGCTCCAGATCGGACTCCGGACACTTGCCAACTCCTCGTCGACGGGAAGTGCGGCCGGGGGCCTTCAGTAGCGCAGCGCCAGTCTCCGACTGGTGCTCTTGGGTTCGAAGGGCCCGCGTCCTGAGCCATGCAGCAAAGGCCTGGGCGGCGTTTCCAGTTGGATTCATTGCGAACAGCGAAGCTTGGTCATGACGATCGCGTTCCTTTCTCGTCTCCGGACCCCCGCCATCTGCGCTCTCACAGCGCTGGTCTGCGGCGCCGGCATGATGTCGGCTCAGGCACAGAGCATTGTCGTCATGGTGAATGGTGATCCCATCACCGACTACGACGTCGAGCAGCGGACCAAGCTGAACTTCCTGAGCACGCGCAAGCAGCAGAGCCGCCAGGAAGTCATCAACGAGCTGATCGACGACAAGGTGAAGATCAAGGAAGGCAAGAAGTACGGCGTCGAACCGACCTCCTCCGATGTCGACCAGTCGTTTGCCGGCATGGGTTCTCGCATGCGGCTCAACGCCGAGCAGCTGGCGAAATCGCTCGAAAGCCAGGGCGTGCGGGCGGAGACGCTCAAGTCCCGCATCAAGGCAGAGATCGTCTGGACCAGCCTGGTGCGCGGCCGCTACAAGGAACGCCTGATCGTCTCCGACAAGGACGTGGCCGCAGCCGTCGCAGCGGCCGGCGGCGATTCCGACCAGCAGGGACAGGCGTTCGAATACAAGATGCAGCCGATCGTCCTGATCGTCTCGAATTCGTCCAATCAGGGCGCCATGGAAATTCGGCAGAAGGAAGCAGAGGCCCTGCGCACGCGGGTGCAGAGCTGCGCCGACGCCAACACCGTCTTCAAGACCACGGCCAATGCCGTCATCAAGGAGATCGTGGTCAAGACCTCCGCAGACATTCCGCCCAACCTGCGCAAGCTGCTCGACGACACCCCGATCGGCCATCTCACTCCGCCCGAAGCGACCAAGCAGGGCATCCAGATGGTCGCGCTCTGCGCGCGCACGCCGACCACGATCGACACGCCGAAGAAGCGCGAGATCAAGGAGCAGATGTACGCGAAGAAATACGAGGCCACCTCGAAGGCCTATCTGCAGGAAGTCCGCAAGGCGGCGATGATCGAATACCGCTGATGACGAAGCCCCTCGCGCTGACCCTGGGGGAGCCGGCAGGCATCGGACCCGACATCACGCTGCAGGCCTGGCTGCGCCGTACCGCGCTGGAGCTTCCGCCGTTCTACGTGCTCGGTGATCCCGCCTTTGTGGCGCACCGCGCCAAGCTGCTGGGACTGCAGATTGCCGTGGCCGAGGTGCAGCCCGAGCAGGCCGCGCACGCGTTTGCGACGGCGCTGCCGGTGGTCTCCACCGGGCACCGTGTCACCGCCCTGCCCGGTCGCCCCGATCCGACCAGCGCCGAAGCCGCCATCGGCTCGATCCGCCAGGCCGTCGCCGACGTCCAGGCCGGACGCGCCAGCGCCGTCGTGACCAACCCGATCGCCAAGGCCGTCCTCTACCGCGCCGGCTTCTCGCATCCCGGCCATACCGAATTTCTCGCCGAGCTCGCCGCCGAAGGCGGAGCGACGCCGCAGCCGGTCATGATGCTGTGGTCGCCCGTCCTCGCCGTGGTGCCCGTGACCATCCACGTCGCGTTGCGCGACGCGATCGAGCAGCTGACGAGTCCGCTGATTACGTCGACCACCCGCATCGTCGCGGCGAGCCTGCGTCGCTATTTCGGCGTGGCGCGGCCGCGCATCGCCATGTCGGGACTCAATCCGCATGCGGGCGAGGACGGCACGCTCGGCGGCGAGGAGGACACGATCATCGCGCCGGCAATCGCGACCTTGCGCAACGCCGGCCTCGACGTGAAGGGACCGCTGCCGGCGGACACGATGTTTCATGAAGCCGCGCGCCAGACCTATGACTGCGCCATCTGCATGTACCACGACCAGGCGCTGATCCCGATCAAGACGCTGGCGTTCGACGAGGGCGTCAACGTGACGCTCGGCCTGCCCTTCATCCGCACCTCGCCCGACCACGGCACGGCCTTCGACATCGCCGGCAAGGGCAGCGCGAATCCGGCGAGCCTGATCGCGGCGCTCCAGCTTGCCGCGCGCATGGCCAGCCGGTCGTCATGAGCGCGATCGACGACCTCCCGCCGCTGCGCGAGGTCATTCGCGAACATCAGCTGTCGGCGCGCAAGGCGCTCGGTCAGAACTTCCTGCTCGATCTCAATCTCACCGCCCGTATCACGCGAGCCGCAGGCCCCCTCGAGGACGCCACCGTGGTGGAGATCGGCCCGGGTCCGGGCGGCCTGACGCGCGCCCTGCTCGCGCTCGGCGCCCGCCACGTCATCGCGGTCGAGCACGACGAGCGCGCGATCCCCGCGCTGCAGGCCATCGCCCACCGCTATCCCGGACGGCTCGAGATCGTCTGCACCGACGCCCGCACCTTCGATGTCAGACCCTATCTCGGCGCCGGCAAAGCGAAGATCGTCGCCAACCTGCCCTACAACATCGCGACCCACCTGCTGGTCGGCTGGCTCTCGGCCGAGCCGTGGCCACCCTGGTACGACATGATGGTGCTGATGTTCCAGCGCGAGGTCGCCGAACGTATCGTCGCGCGCGAGAACGAGGAGGCCTATGGCCGGCTCGGCGTGCTCGCCAACTGGCGCTGCGAGACCAAGATCCTGTTCGACATCTCGCCTTCGGCCTTCGTGCCGCCGCCGAAGGTCACGTCGTCGGTGGTGCGGCTGGTGCCGCGCGCCGCGCCCGAGCCGTGCGACCGGCGCGCGCTCGAGCAGGTCGCCGCGGCCGCCTTCGGCCAGCGCCGCAAGATGCTGCGGCAGAGCCTGAAGTCGCTGCCGGCCGATCCCGCGCGTCTGGCTGCCGCGGCCGGGGTCGATTCCACCCGCCGCGCCGAGACCATCCCGGTGTCGGGCTTTGTTGCCATGGCCCGTGAATTGACCAATAGTCGTAGCGAAGCCCAATCCTAATCAACAAGCATTTCAGGGAGATTCATCATGGCGTTGATGCGCCGTCAGTCGCTCGTCAAGTTCGATGCGCCGCTCTGTGAAACCATCGTCGAGACGCCGAAGCCGCAAGGCCGGGAAGTGCTCGTCCGCATCGAGCGGTGCGGCCTGTGCCACTCGGACCTGCACATCCAGGACGGCTATGCCGATCTCGGCGGCGGCAAGCGCCTGGACACGACGCGCGGCATGACGCTGCCGTTCACGCTCGGACACGAGATCGCCGGCGTCGTCGACGAAGTCGGCACCGACGTGCCGAAGGAGCTGATCGGCGCACGGCGCGCGGTGTTTCCGTGGATCGGCTGCGGCCAGTGCCGCGACTGCGCCAATGGCGATGAGAACCTGTGCACCAAACAGCGCTTCCTCGGCGTCTCGATCGACGGCGGCTTCGCCACGCATGTGCTGGTGCCCGACGCGAAATATCTGCTGGAATATGATCCGCTGCCGGTCAATCAGGCGGCGACCCTGATGTGCTCGGGCGTGACCGCCTATGGCGCGCTGAAGCGCCTGGTCGATCGGCCGCGCCAGCGCAATCTGCTGCTGATCGGGCTCGGCGGCGTCGGCATGATGGGCCTGTCGTTCGCGCAGGCCATGTTCAAGCAGCCGATCTCGGTCGCAGACCTCTCGGCCGCCGCGCGCGACACGGCGCTGCAGAATGGCGCCACGACCGCCTATGATCCGTCCGAGCCGGACGTGATCAAGCGCATTCTCAAGGAGACGGGCGGCGGCTTCGACGAGGTCGTCGACTTCGCCGGCAACGAGAAGTCGATGGCGTTTGCGGTCGCCGTCGTCGCACGCGGCGGCAAGATCGTGGTGTCCGGACTGATGGGCGGCCAGTTCACCTTGCCGATGGTTCAGTGGGTGTACAAGCGCATGACCATCGAGGGCTTCATGGTCGGCACGCTGACCGAAGCGCACGAGCTGATGACGCTGGCCCGGGCCGGCAAGATCAAGCCGCCGCCGATGCGCGAGGAGCCGATGGGCGACGTCCAGAAATGGATCGAGGCGCTGCGCGCCGGTCACGTGGTCGGACGGGTGGTGCTGACCAACTGATTAGTCTCTCCGCGGACATCGCGGGCGGCAGCAACTCTGTCCGAGATTGCCGCTCGCTGCTCCATCGCGCGAAGCACGTGGCGATGGTGTCGACGGTGATGCCGCGAAGCGCTTGATTGAGCTGCCTGCCGATCGCCGCATGTCGTGGAGCCGCGCCCCGCGCCGCGTTGCCGTTCGGCGACGTCTGGCCAAGTGCCCGGTCGAGCTGAACTGCCGGGATCAGCGTTGCGACGTCGTCGCAATCTCCGATCATTTGTCCACAAACGCAACGGTTGTTAGTGCACGCCCCTGAACGCCGAGGGTGAAATACACGCCCTGCCCGCACTGATGTGGCCGATTTGGCGCGGGATCGCGGCCAAAGTCGCAACGCGACGCGGATCCTCTTGTGTGAAAAAAGCCGCACCCGGAGACGAAAGATCCGAGCCAGAATTAATCCGGAATTGCGGCTCATTGCCACCCAACTTGTCTCCGAGAACGCGCCGTTGCGTAAGCGTATCCGGAGTCATCAATGGCAAGCCGAACGGCAGGAGTTGCATTTGCCATTGCAACCGGATTCCTCGGGACGGTCGTGGTCCTGCTGCCGCGCGTCGTCATCGCCGCGGAGGAATGCCTCACCGAGCCGACCGGAGAGAAATCCGATGCGCAACGTTGGTATTATCGCTTCGATCGCGGCACCAATCGGCGGTGTTGGTATCTGAAGGACGCCAACGGCGGCACCCGCGACACCGCGGCATTGGCCCGCTCCACCCAGCAGCCCGCTCCTTGGGACTTTGCCCAGCCCGCCCCGCCGAAGCTGACGCCCCGACGCGCGGATGGCCCGGCCCCTCGCGCTGCTGCAGATGCGATGGCCGAGGCGCCGCAACCTCGTTTGCGGACCGACCTCGCCGTCAGGGGGACGCCGAAACCGCAAAATGTGGCGGTTACGCCGACGACCTTGACGGCCTCCGACGCCAGCCTGTCGCGTGGCCTCGACGCCTCCTCACCCTGGCCATCCTCGCCCCCGCCACAACCGGAGACGACCGCGAGCGATACGGCGCCCGCAGCCATGGCCGATGACGGCAATGCCGATGCGGACGCCAATCCGGCGTCCACGGGCGACGGCCAGGGTGCTGCCCCGTCGAAGACGACCAAGCCCGAAGCGCCGATCCACGTGCTGATGCTGGTGGTGATCGGCGCGCTCGCGATTTCAGGCCTGCTGGCCAGCGCGCTGTACCGGCTCAGCCGCATGGGGCGACGACGGCGGCGCAACGGGAGCTGGCACGGAGACGCGACACAAATCCGGCGCGCCCGCACCAAGCCGAGGGCCAAGGCGCCGCCGCCCCCAGCGCTGCGCGCGGGCCGTGGCAGCATGCCGCCAGCGCCGTCTCACGTCGCCTCCAGCCGCGGCGCTCAGCCGGCTTCCGCGCTCGACCTCGCGAGCGCACGGCTGTCGGCGTCGCAGCCG
Protein-coding sequences here:
- a CDS encoding LPS-assembly protein LptD — its product is MSFVAVRQTALAALRLHAVARGLRSRARCAGSAVLACVFALTLGLVLAATVDAALSPAAAQSFTYNPRPPKPPPPRVANDNQMLVQATEVDYDYNNSRVSAVGNVQLFYNGTSVEADRVIYDQKTKRLHAEGNIRMTDADGKITYANSLDLSDDYRDGFVDSLRVETEDQTRMAATRADRSKGNYTVFENGVYTACAPCKDDPKKPPLWQVKGARIIHDQNEKMLYFENAQLEFFGVPMAYIPYFSTPDPTVKRKSGFLMPGVTQTGGYGFGVDIPYYWAIAPDYDATFTPRITSKQGVLVQAEFRQRLSNGAYQVRLYGIDQLDPNAFAGQPGNRQFRGGVDTKGQFSINDKWVFGWDGILLSDYMFLSDYRLAQYRDPFNSFMSLPTEAISQLYLTGVGSRSFFDIRAIHYLSFSGNQQTVPVVYPVLDYSNVLNYPVFGGEVSYKTNFVNLSREQAVFDPITTQANTAGLCTTTSADPNARLPTQCLLRAAPGTYTRLTAQAEWRRSFTDPLGQIWTPFAILRADAINANVSAQPGVGNFLPTGDTQALRLMPTVGLEYRYPFINVQPWGTTTIEPIAQVIIRPNESYAGRLPNEDAQSMVFDASNLFSVDKFSGYDRVEGGGRANVGVQATTQFDRGGTINVLFGQSYQLFGMNSFAVQDANNTAIGSGLDKTVSDYVARVDYSPNRTYTFSMRSRFDQQTLNVQRFEAEAKANFDRWSMALTYGNYAADPALGYLARREGILGSGSVKVAPNWVVTGAARWDLAANKINQYVIGAGYVDDCFVLAANYVTSYSYTAGTTPPVLSHAYMLQIGLRTLANSSSTGSAAGGLQ
- a CDS encoding SurA N-terminal domain-containing protein, translating into MTIAFLSRLRTPAICALTALVCGAGMMSAQAQSIVVMVNGDPITDYDVEQRTKLNFLSTRKQQSRQEVINELIDDKVKIKEGKKYGVEPTSSDVDQSFAGMGSRMRLNAEQLAKSLESQGVRAETLKSRIKAEIVWTSLVRGRYKERLIVSDKDVAAAVAAAGGDSDQQGQAFEYKMQPIVLIVSNSSNQGAMEIRQKEAEALRTRVQSCADANTVFKTTANAVIKEIVVKTSADIPPNLRKLLDDTPIGHLTPPEATKQGIQMVALCARTPTTIDTPKKREIKEQMYAKKYEATSKAYLQEVRKAAMIEYR
- the pdxA gene encoding 4-hydroxythreonine-4-phosphate dehydrogenase PdxA; this encodes MTKPLALTLGEPAGIGPDITLQAWLRRTALELPPFYVLGDPAFVAHRAKLLGLQIAVAEVQPEQAAHAFATALPVVSTGHRVTALPGRPDPTSAEAAIGSIRQAVADVQAGRASAVVTNPIAKAVLYRAGFSHPGHTEFLAELAAEGGATPQPVMMLWSPVLAVVPVTIHVALRDAIEQLTSPLITSTTRIVAASLRRYFGVARPRIAMSGLNPHAGEDGTLGGEEDTIIAPAIATLRNAGLDVKGPLPADTMFHEAARQTYDCAICMYHDQALIPIKTLAFDEGVNVTLGLPFIRTSPDHGTAFDIAGKGSANPASLIAALQLAARMASRSS
- the rsmA gene encoding 16S rRNA (adenine(1518)-N(6)/adenine(1519)-N(6))-dimethyltransferase RsmA, with the protein product MSAIDDLPPLREVIREHQLSARKALGQNFLLDLNLTARITRAAGPLEDATVVEIGPGPGGLTRALLALGARHVIAVEHDERAIPALQAIAHRYPGRLEIVCTDARTFDVRPYLGAGKAKIVANLPYNIATHLLVGWLSAEPWPPWYDMMVLMFQREVAERIVARENEEAYGRLGVLANWRCETKILFDISPSAFVPPPKVTSSVVRLVPRAAPEPCDRRALEQVAAAAFGQRRKMLRQSLKSLPADPARLAAAAGVDSTRRAETIPVSGFVAMARELTNSRSEAQS
- a CDS encoding alcohol dehydrogenase; amino-acid sequence: MALMRRQSLVKFDAPLCETIVETPKPQGREVLVRIERCGLCHSDLHIQDGYADLGGGKRLDTTRGMTLPFTLGHEIAGVVDEVGTDVPKELIGARRAVFPWIGCGQCRDCANGDENLCTKQRFLGVSIDGGFATHVLVPDAKYLLEYDPLPVNQAATLMCSGVTAYGALKRLVDRPRQRNLLLIGLGGVGMMGLSFAQAMFKQPISVADLSAAARDTALQNGATTAYDPSEPDVIKRILKETGGGFDEVVDFAGNEKSMAFAVAVVARGGKIVVSGLMGGQFTLPMVQWVYKRMTIEGFMVGTLTEAHELMTLARAGKIKPPPMREEPMGDVQKWIEALRAGHVVGRVVLTN